Within Sphingobium aromaticiconvertens, the genomic segment AGGCCTCGATTGAATGCCCGCGCGCCGTCGTGATCGCGCCTCGGGACAAATCTGCATGCAAGGCCGGATCGGAAATTGACCGGTCGATCGCTGCGGCCAATGCCTCGGGACATCCTCCCTGAGCCAGCAGGCCGTTGACGCCATCGCTTATGATATCGACATTGCCCGCAACCTGTGTCGCGATGACCGGCAACCCGGTCGCCATTGCTTCCAGGATCGCGATCGGCAATCCTTCATAGAGGGAACTGTTCACGAACAGGTCCGCCTGTAAAAGCAGGTCGTTTATGTCGCTGCGAGTGCCGAGCAGTTCGACCATGTCGGACACACCCTCGGCGTTCACCAGGCTTTGCAAGTCGTGCAGCAATGCGCCGCCGCCAACGATGCGGAACTGTGCGCGTTGGCCGCGTTCGGCAAGGCGCGCTCGTAAAGGCTTTGCGGCGCGGATGAGCGTGGGGTAATCCTTTTGCGCCGTCAGTGCGCCGACACTGATGATCTGCACCGGATCTCCAGGTCGCGAACGTGGTGTGTCCGTAAAATAGTCCTCGCCAACGGCATTGCGGATCGCCGTGATCCGTCGGCTGGTGTGCGACCGTATCAG encodes:
- a CDS encoding glycosyltransferase family 4 protein: MRILSIITSFTSGGAETLVTNLSRGFARVGHAPVVAALCDAETLGNSAAFEQILRSKITDGGGEAHSLGLSARRDPLSGMMALRRLIRAVQPDVIHTHTARALPMLWLARPAAPVVLTHHNTRFSFPLPLFHLFDRVAGEYVAISEECARLIRSHTSRRITAIRNAVGEDYFTDTPRSRPGDPVQIISVGALTAQKDYPTLIRAAKPLRARLAERGQRAQFRIVGGGALLHDLQSLVNAEGVSDMVELLGTRSDINDLLLQADLFVNSSLYEGLPIAILEAMATGLPVIATQVAGNVDIISDGVNGLLAQGGCPEALAAAIDRSISDPALHADLSRGAITTARGHSIEAYVDNHLRVYERLRGVVHTDAVSATTPASLSAYP